A segment of the Salvelinus namaycush isolate Seneca chromosome 42, SaNama_1.0, whole genome shotgun sequence genome:
tctcaatgtgagcaagacaaaggagctgatcatggactataggaaaaggagggccgaacaggcccccattaacatcgacgggactgaagtggagcgggtcgagagtttcaagttccttggtgtccacatcaccaacaaactatcatggtccaaacacaccaagacagttgtgaagagggcacgacaacacctattccccctcaggagactgaaaagatttggcatgggtccctagatcctcaaaaagttctacagctgcaccattgacaacatcctgaccggttgcatcacagcctggtatggcaactgcttggcatctgaccataaggcactacagagggtagtgcgtacagcccagtacatcactggggccaagtttcctgacatccaggacgtATAtattaggcggtgtcagaggaaggcccacaaaaattgtcaaagactccagtcaaccaagttatagactgttctctctgctcctgcacagcaagcagtaccggagcgccaagtctatgaccaaaaggctccttaacagcttctacccacaagccataatactgctgaacatcaaatcaaatagccacccagactatttatattaacccccccccccccccccccccccccttgtttttacactgctgctactccctgttaatctatgcatagtcactttacaaattacctcgactaacctgtaccccgcacattgactcggtaccctttatagcctcattattgttatgtacatttctaGTGTTACTTTTTGactgattagatttttttttaactttagtttatttagtaaatattttattaactctatttcttcaactgcgttgttggtttaaaggcttgtaagtaagccttCCATGATAAGGTctacacattttattttatttgatatataaACCCTTCTCATAAAACATTATCAAGGTTTACACATAAAGGAGTGTATACGTCGCTTATGCTGGTATTGAATTTAAAGTTTTATTAAATCCAATTATTTTCAAATGTAGGCCGATAGCGTCAGAGAACAATTAGAATAGCCCTATAGGCTAAAACGTTTTATAAGGAAAAAAAATAGCCTACCTCACAGGCATCTATCTGTTCGTTCTCCTGAAGTAAATTCAAATTCAAACAAATCACAGCCTAGGGACTTGCAAATGAATAAAGACTACTAGGCAAGTACTACATAATGACTATGTTTTGGGCATTTTATTGAATAGTTTGCTAGTGCAGTTGCCTAGTAGGCTATGATTTCCTCGTTGTGGGCTTTTATTATAGAGGAAGCCACAGGTCCACTAACTGTCATGTTACTGCCATAAAGTGTAGTACACAAAGTTAATTCACTCTCGGGAGCCTACGATAACTGATGGTCACAGCCACACAGTAGAGGATGTTGGAGAAAAAATGATCTTACCTTGTCTTTTTGCTTGAAACTATACTGATTTgggcaaaaaaataaatagagTATTTTAAAATTGCTTTTTTTAATACGGTCGGTGCGTAAACGGATATGCATTTGTCACTACAGTTCGGCATATGACAGCCGCATTATGCTCGACTCGTCTCTCAACTTTAGGCTGCGGAAGAGAGGCTGCACCGTGGTTGTAGTTTTAGGTGTTATTAATCTCTTAGTGGCTTTATTTTATTTAATGGGTTACTCGAATGGGTCGTCAGCAAACAAACTAATAAAGACACAGACGCGAATTGAAACAGCTTTTATTACCGTGACACTTCCACCGCAAGATAATGGACAACACGACCTTAATAACAGAGTTGTAATATTGCGAACTCCGAAGTTTCAGGATATACCCAATACAACTACTACAACCACTACAACAACGACTAACACTACAACAACTTTGTGGAATAAGTTTGAAAAATGTCCTGATCCGTCTCCACATCTGGGTAAGTAGGCTATGATTTGATCAATTAATTCAAGGGCTGGTATTTAATCAAACATGCACAGCAGAAACATTACATTATATTGCATTATACATGTAATTGTTATAAAAATGTAAGAGGACTCTTTATAACACATTAGCAGGCTATTTCCATGCTGATTTTTTTCTCCAATTCTGTCATGCACATATGGACTGTATTTGTTTCCCCAATCAAGCATGGAACCTGATTCCAGATAGTTCCAAGGAAATACATTAAAACTTTTGATATTTAAtcgaactgtttggccaaaaatAACAAGGAAATGAGCATGCTGCATATCCTTGAAATATATGTAATTATCAGCCATAACATTCATGGGATCATTCTCTGGGATCTTCTCCaaacatacactgagtacaccaaacattaggaacaccttcctaatattgagttgcaaccccttcGCCCcattttccctcagaacagcctcaattcgtcagggcattaACTCTACAGGTgtctgactccaatgcttcccacagttttgtcaagttggctggatgtcctctgGGTGATGGGCGATTCttcatacacacaggaaactgttgagcatgaaaatcccagcagtgttgcagttcttgcgcctggcacctactaccataccccgttcgaCACTAAAAAATGTTGTcatgtccattcaccctctgaatggcacacatacacggggggccagtacaaaaaagtatgaatgtatgtacttgtaagtcgctctggataagagcgtctgctaaatgacttaaatgtaaatgtaaatgtaatacacaatccatgtctcagttgtctcaaggctttaacctgtctcctctccttcacataagtgacatcgataagggatcaaagctttcacctggattcaccttttcagtctatgtcatggaaagagcaggtgttcttaatgttttgtatactggCACAGTTGCATCAAACATTGTATTATGTAATTATAAATGTATTATGTCGTTGTGTATCTCATATTAGGCCTATATTTCCTGGCTTTAACTATAAGTCGATACGAGGAAAGATCTCTCGATTTATTTCATGTTAAGCCGAGCTGCATTGTGAAGTTTGCTCTCTGTTGCTGAAAATAACTATATGTTCTGTGTTCAGCACAATCATGGCTCGGGGCAAATACTTTCAGCAGCATAGACCATACTTTTTGGGGGGGATGAGATAACACATATTTCCTCTTAACCCCTGAACTGCCTGTTGCAAAGAGACAAGCATGAGATATCTGTTAAATCCGCACCATTTCCTGTGGGTCTGGTTGTATCTGTGAGTCAAAtcaaaattgtattagtcacgtacacatggttattAGATGTtatttcagaggggttgggttaaatgcggaagacacatttcagttgaagggattcagttgtacaactgactaggtatccccctttccctttattgcgagtgtagcgaaatgcttgtgtgtagtgaaatgcttgtgacatcaataagggatgcgtccgtgtgtgtgtgcatgcgtgcacgtgtgtttgtgagtgtgcatgcgtgcgcgtttgtgtgtgtgctctatttttttttacaggaGGTCAAAGGCTGAAAACTTtgaacaaagagagagatagagcagggAGTGATGGAGGCGTGAAGGCAGAAAGTGAAAAGGAAGTGAATGTGGTTAAGGAACAGGAAGAGGTGTGTGAGAGTTTATGACCCAAGAGATCTGTTTCTCCTGACCTGCAGTTGGGCCTCTCAGGGTGGAGTTCTCTACGCCTGTCAGCTTGGACACAGTGAGGAAGGAGAACCCAGGTCTGCAGGAAGGAGGTCGCTACAAACCACATGACTGCGTCGCCCTCCAAAAGGTTGCTCTAATCATCCCCTTCCGCCATCGTGACGAGCACCTCAAGTTCTGGCTCTACTACCTCCATCCCATCCTTCAGCGCCAACAGCTGGACTATGGTGTCTACGTCATCAATCAGGTAAAGCCAGAGAAACCAGTCTAATCTACGTGCATGACTGGTTTCATCTATTCACTGAACTAGCCTTTCAGAGTCTGTCTGAACAAAGAAAGCCGCTCAGTTGTCATACATTTGTTTATTCATGCCTAGAGGTTTCCACACAAGTAACCTCCCACCCTTCATTGTAGATAACAGGAAGAATGTTAACGTGTGTCGTTATTGTCTTGTAAACCGATTAGAAGCCAGATATGGCAGTATGAGCGTCCATCCTACACTACTGGAAGAGAAAAGAGTCAATGGCTCGCTATAGAACGGCAAAGCTGTTCGACTGCATACCGCGGACagcttctctctgtctttttatTCTTCCCTCTTTCCTCCACACCTTCCCTCTTTCCTCCACACCTTCCCTCTTTCCTCCACACCTTTCCTCCTTTCCAACACATCCATCGCCTCAATGGACTCTCTGCCTTTCCTAACTTGTAACGACTCTTAAATCATAGATGGGGCTATTGATGCAAAGACTGATCATCCgagatatcaacattatagttttaagcaTATTTTCAGGCTAtgcatttacaatgtttacaaacattggagtaaaaccagcttatattttg
Coding sequences within it:
- the LOC120034976 gene encoding beta-1,4-galactosyltransferase 1-like; translated protein: MLDSSLNFRLRKRGCTVVVVLGVINLLVALFYLMGYSNGSSANKLIKTQTRIETAFITVTLPPQDNGQHDLNNRVVILRTPKFQDIPNTTTTTTTTTTNTTTTLWNKFEKCPDPSPHLVGPLRVEFSTPVSLDTVRKENPGLQEGGRYKPHDCVALQKVALIIPFRHRDEHLKFWLYYLHPILQRQQLDYGVYVINQDGDNTFNRAKLMNIGYAEALKEYDYDCFVFSDVDIIPMDDRNPYKCFSQPRHLSVSMDKFGFKLPYNQYFGGVSALSKEQFLKINGFPNNYWGWGGEDDDIFNRLSSRGMSISRPDGEVGKCRMIRHERDKLNDPNPQRFDRIQRTRLTINTDGISSLKYEVIKVEKDALFTNITVDVGKP